In one window of Oncorhynchus kisutch isolate 150728-3 linkage group LG16, Okis_V2, whole genome shotgun sequence DNA:
- the LOC109885943 gene encoding polypyrimidine tract-binding protein 1 isoform X2: MEGHKLDADLYPMGPGYVTDIDVSVGTKRGSDELFSSYIMTPANGNDSKKFKGEMRSPSAPSRVIHLRQLPGDIQDSEVISMGMPFGKVTNLLMMKGKNQAFLEMNTVDQAQTMVNYYATVTPLIRQQPVFMQYSNHKELKTDNSPNQVRVQAALQAVNAVQGGTMLGSTMSGMGGVMGATMSVGGGEMGARGMATQSPVLRVIVENLFYPVTLEVLHQIFSKYGSVLKIITFTKNNQFQALVQYADPMTAQHTKMSLDGQNIYNGCCTLRVSFSKLTSLNVKFNNDKSRDYTRPDLSTGEQHNPQPGMDQHAMAAAAFGSPGLISASPYGHGFPQAFTLQQAAGLSMPGALASFGMGPGGMAASRLGLQALGGGGGQAGVLLVSNLNPESVTPNCLFILFGVYGDVMRVKILFNKKDNALVQMADGTQAQLAMSHLNGVRLHGRSLRVSMSKHTTVQLPREGHEDQGLTKDYATSPLHRFKKPGSKNYNNIYPPSGTLHLSNIPPAVGEEDLKALFSSSGASVTAFKFFQKDRKMALIQMSSVEEAVESLIEFHNHDLGENHHLRVSFSKSTI, translated from the exons ATGGAAGG ACACAAGTTAGATGCTGATCTGTATCCTATGGGACCTGGCTACGTCACAGACATAGA tgtctCAGTGGGTACCAAG AGGGGATCTGATGAACTCTTCTCCTCCTACATCAtgaccccag CCAACGGTAATGACAGTAAGAAGTTCAAAGGTGAGATGCGGAGCCCCAGCGCTCCATCGCGTGTCATCCACCTGCGCCAGCTGCCCGGGGACATCCAGGATTCTGAGGTCATCAGCATGGGAATGCCCTTTGGGAAGGTCACCAACCTTCTGATGATGAAGGGAAAGAACCAG gcgttCCTGGAGATGAACACTGTGGACCAGGCTCAGACCATGGTGAACTACTACGCTACGGTCACCCCCCTCATCAGACAGCAGCCTGTATTCATGCAGTACAGCAACCACAAGGAACTCAAGACTGACAACTCACCTAACCAAGTG AGAGTCCAGGCAGCACTGCAGGCGGTGAATGCTGTCCAGGGTGGCACCATGTTGGGCTCTACCATGTCCGGTATGGGGGGTGTAATGGGTGCTACCATGTCAgttggagggggagagatgggagccAGAGGCATGGCCACCCAAAGCCCTGTCCTTAGAGTCATAGTGGAAAACCTCTTCTACCCCGTCACACTGGAAGTCCTGCACCAG ATCTTCTCCAAGTATGGGTCTGTTCTGAAGATCATCACCTTCACTAAGAACAACCAGTTCCAGGCCCTGGTCCAATACGCTGACCCCATGACGGCACAGCACACCAAAATG tcTCTAGACGGTCAGAACATCTATAATGGTTGCTGTACTCTGAGGGTGAGTTTCTCCAAGCTGACCAGCCTCAACGTGAAGTTTAACAACGATAAGAGCCGTGACTACACCAGACCTGACCTTTCTACTGGAGAGCAACACAACCCTCAGCCTGGAATGGACCAGCACGCGATGGCTGCTGCCGCCTTCG GGTCTCCAGGTCTGATCTCAGCATCTCCTTATGGACACGGATTCCCCCAGGCCTTCACTCTACAACAGGCTGCCG GTTTGTCTATGCCCGGTGCCTTGGCGTCATTCGGTATGGGTCCAGGGGGCATGGCCGCTAGTCGTCTCGGCCTGCAAGCCCTCGGCGGTGGAGGAGGACAAGCTGGCGTCCTATTGGTCAGCAACCTCAACCCAGAG AGCGTTACACCAAACTGCCTCTTTATTCTCTTTG gtGTGTATGGCGACGTGATGAGAGTGAAGATTCTGTTCAATAAGAAGGACAACGCTCTGGTCCAGATGGCTGATGGCACACAGGCTCAGCTAG CGATGAGCCACCTGAACGGGGTGCGTCTCCATGGTCGGTCTCTACGTGTCTCCATGTCTAAACACACCACCGTACAGCTGCCCAGAGAAG GCCATGAGGACCAGGGGTTGACTAAGGACTatgccacctctcctctccaccgttTTAAGAAGCCTGGCTCCAAAAACTACAACAACATCTACCCTCCCTCTGGCACACTGCACCTCTCCAACATacc tcCTGCAGTAGGGGAGGAGGATCTGAAGGCACTGTTCAGCAGTTCAGGAGCTTCAGTCACAGCCTTCAAGTTCTTCCA GAAGGACCGTAAGATGGCTCTGATCCAGATGAGCTCAGTGGAGGAAGCTGTTGAGAGTCTCATCGAGTTCCACAACCATGACCTGGGAGAGAACCACCACCTCAGAGTGTCTTTCTCCAAATCTACCATCTAa
- the LOC109885943 gene encoding polypyrimidine tract-binding protein 1 isoform X1, with protein MEGHKLDADLYPMGPGYVTDIEKMHPALFGVTQMSNPPFLSLPSVSVGTKRGSDELFSSYIMTPANGNDSKKFKGEMRSPSAPSRVIHLRQLPGDIQDSEVISMGMPFGKVTNLLMMKGKNQAFLEMNTVDQAQTMVNYYATVTPLIRQQPVFMQYSNHKELKTDNSPNQVRVQAALQAVNAVQGGTMLGSTMSGMGGVMGATMSVGGGEMGARGMATQSPVLRVIVENLFYPVTLEVLHQIFSKYGSVLKIITFTKNNQFQALVQYADPMTAQHTKMSLDGQNIYNGCCTLRVSFSKLTSLNVKFNNDKSRDYTRPDLSTGEQHNPQPGMDQHAMAAAAFGSPGLISASPYGHGFPQAFTLQQAAGLSMPGALASFGMGPGGMAASRLGLQALGGGGGQAGVLLVSNLNPESVTPNCLFILFGVYGDVMRVKILFNKKDNALVQMADGTQAQLAMSHLNGVRLHGRSLRVSMSKHTTVQLPREGHEDQGLTKDYATSPLHRFKKPGSKNYNNIYPPSGTLHLSNIPPAVGEEDLKALFSSSGASVTAFKFFQKDRKMALIQMSSVEEAVESLIEFHNHDLGENHHLRVSFSKSTI; from the exons ATGGAAGG ACACAAGTTAGATGCTGATCTGTATCCTATGGGACCTGGCTACGTCACAGACATAGA GAAAATGCACCCTGCCCTCTTTGGAGTAACTCAAATGAGTaaccctccttttctctctctccccagtgtctCAGTGGGTACCAAG AGGGGATCTGATGAACTCTTCTCCTCCTACATCAtgaccccag CCAACGGTAATGACAGTAAGAAGTTCAAAGGTGAGATGCGGAGCCCCAGCGCTCCATCGCGTGTCATCCACCTGCGCCAGCTGCCCGGGGACATCCAGGATTCTGAGGTCATCAGCATGGGAATGCCCTTTGGGAAGGTCACCAACCTTCTGATGATGAAGGGAAAGAACCAG gcgttCCTGGAGATGAACACTGTGGACCAGGCTCAGACCATGGTGAACTACTACGCTACGGTCACCCCCCTCATCAGACAGCAGCCTGTATTCATGCAGTACAGCAACCACAAGGAACTCAAGACTGACAACTCACCTAACCAAGTG AGAGTCCAGGCAGCACTGCAGGCGGTGAATGCTGTCCAGGGTGGCACCATGTTGGGCTCTACCATGTCCGGTATGGGGGGTGTAATGGGTGCTACCATGTCAgttggagggggagagatgggagccAGAGGCATGGCCACCCAAAGCCCTGTCCTTAGAGTCATAGTGGAAAACCTCTTCTACCCCGTCACACTGGAAGTCCTGCACCAG ATCTTCTCCAAGTATGGGTCTGTTCTGAAGATCATCACCTTCACTAAGAACAACCAGTTCCAGGCCCTGGTCCAATACGCTGACCCCATGACGGCACAGCACACCAAAATG tcTCTAGACGGTCAGAACATCTATAATGGTTGCTGTACTCTGAGGGTGAGTTTCTCCAAGCTGACCAGCCTCAACGTGAAGTTTAACAACGATAAGAGCCGTGACTACACCAGACCTGACCTTTCTACTGGAGAGCAACACAACCCTCAGCCTGGAATGGACCAGCACGCGATGGCTGCTGCCGCCTTCG GGTCTCCAGGTCTGATCTCAGCATCTCCTTATGGACACGGATTCCCCCAGGCCTTCACTCTACAACAGGCTGCCG GTTTGTCTATGCCCGGTGCCTTGGCGTCATTCGGTATGGGTCCAGGGGGCATGGCCGCTAGTCGTCTCGGCCTGCAAGCCCTCGGCGGTGGAGGAGGACAAGCTGGCGTCCTATTGGTCAGCAACCTCAACCCAGAG AGCGTTACACCAAACTGCCTCTTTATTCTCTTTG gtGTGTATGGCGACGTGATGAGAGTGAAGATTCTGTTCAATAAGAAGGACAACGCTCTGGTCCAGATGGCTGATGGCACACAGGCTCAGCTAG CGATGAGCCACCTGAACGGGGTGCGTCTCCATGGTCGGTCTCTACGTGTCTCCATGTCTAAACACACCACCGTACAGCTGCCCAGAGAAG GCCATGAGGACCAGGGGTTGACTAAGGACTatgccacctctcctctccaccgttTTAAGAAGCCTGGCTCCAAAAACTACAACAACATCTACCCTCCCTCTGGCACACTGCACCTCTCCAACATacc tcCTGCAGTAGGGGAGGAGGATCTGAAGGCACTGTTCAGCAGTTCAGGAGCTTCAGTCACAGCCTTCAAGTTCTTCCA GAAGGACCGTAAGATGGCTCTGATCCAGATGAGCTCAGTGGAGGAAGCTGTTGAGAGTCTCATCGAGTTCCACAACCATGACCTGGGAGAGAACCACCACCTCAGAGTGTCTTTCTCCAAATCTACCATCTAa